One uncultured Tolumonas sp. genomic window carries:
- the pta gene encoding phosphate acetyltransferase, whose product MARTIMLIPIGTGVGVTSVSLGMVRAMERHGVNVSFFKPVAQPRPGQSGPETSTAVIRAGSNITPPEPLSLQYAANMITSNDSAILLEEIVALYERHIIESGAEVVVIEGLVPVDKQPFANKLNHEIATALDADIVLVTHPGNYSSQKLKESIELACANFGGANSKRIVGCIINKVGAPVDEHGITRPDLTEMFEAHHTGDSGGNPLEILQFFGKSPLQILGCIPWNAQLIAPRAIDLARHLNAKIINEGEIYTRRLNIVTFCARSIHNMVQHFKPGSLLVTSGDRSDVIVSACLSAMNGVKLGALLLTGGYHPEPQVMALCQQAMQTGLPILMIDTNTWQTAVSLQNFNVEIPIDDNARIELVQDYVAGHIDKHWLESLTSESSHPRRLSPPAFRYQLTERARKANKRIVLPEGDEPRTIKAAAICAERGIARPVLIGNPDEIRRVAEQQGVILSDVVEIIDPVEARERYVPRLVELRKSKGITEVVAREQLEDNVVLGTLMLERGEVDGLVSGAVHTTANTIRPPLQIIKTAPGSSLVSSVFFMLLPDQVLVYGDCAINPDPNAEQLAEIAIQSADSATAFGIEPRVAMISYSTGTSGTGADVDKVREATRIAKEKRPDLIIDGPLQYDAAVMADVALSKAPNSPVAGQATVFVFPDLNTGNTTYKAVQRSADLVSIGPMLQGMRKPVNDLSRGALVDDIVYTIALTGIQATQNQD is encoded by the coding sequence GTGGCTCGTACAATCATGCTTATCCCGATTGGCACCGGCGTTGGCGTCACCTCTGTAAGTCTGGGCATGGTCCGGGCAATGGAGCGTCATGGCGTTAACGTAAGCTTTTTTAAACCGGTAGCTCAACCGAGACCTGGCCAATCTGGCCCAGAAACATCAACTGCCGTCATTCGTGCCGGTTCAAACATCACACCTCCTGAACCACTCTCCCTGCAATATGCAGCGAATATGATCACGTCTAACGACAGCGCAATTCTGTTAGAAGAGATTGTCGCACTCTATGAAAGACACATCATAGAGAGTGGTGCCGAAGTGGTGGTGATCGAAGGCTTGGTGCCTGTTGATAAGCAACCATTCGCGAATAAATTGAACCATGAGATTGCGACCGCACTGGACGCAGACATCGTACTGGTAACCCATCCGGGTAATTACTCCAGCCAGAAGCTGAAAGAAAGCATCGAACTGGCTTGCGCCAACTTCGGTGGTGCGAACAGCAAACGTATCGTTGGTTGCATCATTAACAAAGTCGGTGCGCCTGTTGATGAACACGGCATTACCCGCCCAGATCTGACTGAGATGTTTGAAGCGCACCACACTGGTGACAGCGGCGGCAATCCGTTAGAAATTCTGCAATTCTTTGGTAAATCACCATTGCAGATCCTGGGTTGTATTCCATGGAATGCACAGTTAATTGCACCGCGTGCGATTGATCTGGCTCGTCATCTGAACGCCAAAATCATCAATGAAGGTGAAATCTATACTCGCCGTCTGAACATTGTGACTTTCTGCGCGCGTTCTATTCATAACATGGTGCAGCACTTCAAACCAGGTAGCCTGTTAGTTACTTCCGGCGACCGTTCTGATGTGATTGTCTCTGCCTGTCTGTCTGCAATGAACGGCGTTAAGCTGGGCGCATTGCTGCTGACTGGTGGTTACCATCCTGAGCCACAAGTAATGGCATTGTGCCAACAGGCAATGCAGACTGGTCTGCCAATCCTGATGATCGACACCAACACCTGGCAAACGGCAGTCAGCCTGCAGAATTTCAACGTTGAAATTCCGATTGACGATAACGCGCGTATTGAACTGGTACAAGACTATGTGGCCGGTCATATCGACAAACATTGGTTAGAATCGCTGACTTCTGAGTCTAGCCATCCTCGTCGTCTGAGCCCACCAGCATTCCGCTACCAGCTGACTGAGCGTGCACGTAAAGCAAACAAACGTATCGTGCTGCCGGAAGGTGATGAGCCGCGTACAATTAAAGCTGCTGCCATCTGTGCCGAACGTGGTATTGCCCGTCCGGTTCTGATCGGTAACCCGGATGAAATTCGTCGTGTTGCTGAACAACAAGGTGTGATACTGAGCGATGTAGTTGAAATCATCGACCCAGTTGAAGCGCGTGAACGTTATGTACCACGTCTGGTAGAGCTGCGTAAGAGCAAAGGTATCACTGAAGTTGTTGCCCGAGAACAGCTGGAAGACAACGTGGTGTTAGGTACTTTGATGCTGGAACGTGGCGAAGTTGACGGTCTGGTCTCTGGTGCGGTACATACCACCGCCAATACTATCCGTCCTCCGCTGCAGATCATCAAAACAGCACCAGGCAGTTCTCTGGTTTCTTCTGTGTTCTTCATGCTGTTGCCTGATCAGGTTCTGGTCTATGGCGACTGCGCGATCAACCCAGATCCAAACGCAGAACAGCTGGCAGAAATTGCTATCCAATCAGCAGACTCTGCGACTGCATTTGGCATTGAGCCTCGCGTTGCCATGATCTCTTATTCTACTGGTACTTCTGGTACTGGTGCGGATGTTGATAAAGTGCGCGAAGCAACTCGTATTGCGAAGGAAAAACGTCCTGATCTGATCATCGACGGTCCACTGCAATATGACGCTGCAGTGATGGCCGACGTTGCACTGTCTAAAGCACCGAACTCGCCGGTTGCTGGTCAAGCGACTGTGTTCGTCTTCCCAGATCTGAACACTGGTAACACGACTTACAAAGCAGTACAGCGTTCTGCTGATCTGGTCTCTATCGGCCCGATGCTGCAAGGTATGCGTAAACCGGTGAATGACTTGTCTCGTGGTGCACTGGTTGACGATATCGTTTATACCATCGCGCTGACTGGTATTCAGGCAACACAAAATCAGGATTAA